One genomic segment of Coffea arabica cultivar ET-39 chromosome 6e, Coffea Arabica ET-39 HiFi, whole genome shotgun sequence includes these proteins:
- the LOC113695792 gene encoding protein FATTY ACID EXPORT 3, chloroplastic-like isoform X1: MKSVVLGILHPISNLSPNHFYTPTPPMPSFTIHPSPSLSPAFRHPPRLLSFTPPPLGLRLPPLRRPPALLFSFTASHDDSSKPTSIEVEKETNDLEKEADEPQDAWKETLSSFKEQALKMQTVSQEAYQVYSDRARVILKETSEKLKVQAEKARQELSVIASEISQEGKEYLSNAADNYPEPVKDIVETFASSTDDLKEVSKMRDFYLGIPYGALLSAGGFLSFMFTGSVSAVRFGVILGGTLLALSISSLRSWKKGESSSLALKGQAAICTILFLREVRLLFCRPFIANFITAFVSGVAVAFYAYRIIMDREQAQGSNLERGTES; encoded by the exons ATGAAATCAGTTGTATTAGGGATTCTTCACCCTATATCTAACCTTTCACCTAACCATTTCTATACTCCAACTCCGCCAATGCCTTCCTTCACTATTCACCCCTCTCCCTCCCTTTCACCTGCCTTCCGTCATCCTCCCCGACTCCTCTCCTTTACGCCGCCTCCGCTCGGCCTCCGACTTCCTCCGTTGCGCCGCCCCCCCGCtttgcttttctctttcacCGCCTCTCACGACGATTCCTCG AAGCCTACAAGCATTGAGGTGGAGAAGGAAACCAATGATCTTGAAAAGGAAGCTGACGAACCACAGGATGCCTGGAAAGAAACTCTATCTTCTTTCAAAGAACAAGCCCTCAAGATGCAGACCGTATCACAAGAAGCTTATCAAGTGTACTCTGACAGAGCTAGGGttattttaaaagaaacttCTGAGAAATTAAAAGTTCAAGCTGAGAAGGCAAGACAAGAGTTGAGCGTGATTGCCTCGGAAATCAGCCAGGAGGGTAAGGAATACCTGTCCAATGCTGCTGACAATTATCCCGAGCCCGTAAAGGACATTGTCGAAACGTTTGCTTCCTCCACTGATGATTTGAAGGAAGTTTCTAAAATGCGTGACTTTTACCTAGGAATACCATATG GTGCGCTTCTTTCTGCTGGcggctttctttctttcatgtTCACCGGAAGTGTCTCTGCTGTAAGGTTTGGTGTTATACTTGGTGGTACTCTTTTGGCCCTAAGTATCTCAAGTTTAAGATCGTGGAAGAAAGGAGAATCATCTTCTCTGGCCTTAAAAGGGCAGGCAG CAatttgtacaatattatttcTACGGGAAGTACGCTTGCTATTTTGT AGACCATTTATTGCCAACTTCATCACAGCGTTTGTCAG TGGTGTGGCAGTTGCATTCTATGCTTATAGGATTATAATGGATCGCGAGCAAGCACAAGGATCAAACTTGGAAAGAGGGACAGAAAGTTAA
- the LOC113695792 gene encoding protein FATTY ACID EXPORT 3, chloroplastic-like isoform X2 yields the protein MKSVVLGILHPISNLSPNHFYTPTPPMPSFTIHPSPSLSPAFRHPPRLLSFTPPPLGLRLPPLRRPPALLFSFTASHDDSSPTSIEVEKETNDLEKEADEPQDAWKETLSSFKEQALKMQTVSQEAYQVYSDRARVILKETSEKLKVQAEKARQELSVIASEISQEGKEYLSNAADNYPEPVKDIVETFASSTDDLKEVSKMRDFYLGIPYGALLSAGGFLSFMFTGSVSAVRFGVILGGTLLALSISSLRSWKKGESSSLALKGQAAICTILFLREVRLLFCRPFIANFITAFVSGVAVAFYAYRIIMDREQAQGSNLERGTES from the exons ATGAAATCAGTTGTATTAGGGATTCTTCACCCTATATCTAACCTTTCACCTAACCATTTCTATACTCCAACTCCGCCAATGCCTTCCTTCACTATTCACCCCTCTCCCTCCCTTTCACCTGCCTTCCGTCATCCTCCCCGACTCCTCTCCTTTACGCCGCCTCCGCTCGGCCTCCGACTTCCTCCGTTGCGCCGCCCCCCCGCtttgcttttctctttcacCGCCTCTCACGACGATTCCTCG CCTACAAGCATTGAGGTGGAGAAGGAAACCAATGATCTTGAAAAGGAAGCTGACGAACCACAGGATGCCTGGAAAGAAACTCTATCTTCTTTCAAAGAACAAGCCCTCAAGATGCAGACCGTATCACAAGAAGCTTATCAAGTGTACTCTGACAGAGCTAGGGttattttaaaagaaacttCTGAGAAATTAAAAGTTCAAGCTGAGAAGGCAAGACAAGAGTTGAGCGTGATTGCCTCGGAAATCAGCCAGGAGGGTAAGGAATACCTGTCCAATGCTGCTGACAATTATCCCGAGCCCGTAAAGGACATTGTCGAAACGTTTGCTTCCTCCACTGATGATTTGAAGGAAGTTTCTAAAATGCGTGACTTTTACCTAGGAATACCATATG GTGCGCTTCTTTCTGCTGGcggctttctttctttcatgtTCACCGGAAGTGTCTCTGCTGTAAGGTTTGGTGTTATACTTGGTGGTACTCTTTTGGCCCTAAGTATCTCAAGTTTAAGATCGTGGAAGAAAGGAGAATCATCTTCTCTGGCCTTAAAAGGGCAGGCAG CAatttgtacaatattatttcTACGGGAAGTACGCTTGCTATTTTGT AGACCATTTATTGCCAACTTCATCACAGCGTTTGTCAG TGGTGTGGCAGTTGCATTCTATGCTTATAGGATTATAATGGATCGCGAGCAAGCACAAGGATCAAACTTGGAAAGAGGGACAGAAAGTTAA